The genomic interval AATCCGGCCTGGGTGCAGACCGGCGCCGCGATCAAGGGGTTCTGGCAGCAGGCGATCGCCATACCGGCAAAGGGGCGGCCACCCATCGAGTACGGTTGGTACCGCGATTTCCTGGCGTACCTGTTGAGCATTCACGCGGAGGTCTGGATTGGGAAACTGGTCGCCTACGGCGAGCTCCTCGTTGGGATCGCGTTGATCCTCGGCGCGTTCGTGGGGATCGCGGCCTTCTTCGGCGCCTTTATGAACTGGAACTTCATGATGGCGGGCACCGCGAGCACGAACCCCTTGCTCTTTGCCGTGGCGATCCTGTTGATTCTGGGCTGGAAGGTCGCAGGATACTACGGGCTCGACCGATATCTGCTCCCTGTGCTGGG from bacterium carries:
- a CDS encoding DoxX family protein, translated to MATNPQRKQYFEDPPLARTIFSSTQLAWLWLIVRVWLGYNWIEATLSHKIGNPAWVQTGAAIKGFWQQAIAIPAKGRPPIEYGWYRDFLAYLLSIHAEVWIGKLVAYGELLVGIALILGAFVGIAAFFGAFMNWNFMMAGTASTNPLLFAVAILLILGWKVAGYYGLDRYLLPVLG